The following proteins are encoded in a genomic region of Cryomorphaceae bacterium:
- the ispE gene encoding 4-(cytidine 5'-diphospho)-2-C-methyl-D-erythritol kinase has product MISFPNAKINIGLYITGRRDDGYHNIESIFYPVPLSDALEMVVADTFRFTTSGLNIPGEDDANLCVKAWRIMHSRFEAVQPVHMHLRKMIPMGAGLGGGSADGAFAILMLNDMFQLGLKTPELEVLALELGSDCPFFIRNRPAFVHGRGELMESHALDLSGLFLVLVDPRLHVGTREAYSGVNPVPAPVSLRELSKEMLLNGQSLVRNQFEDSVVPLYPEIGNVIGSLKKGGALYASMTGSGSAVYGLFEKHPGELWPNAWYFEL; this is encoded by the coding sequence GTGATTTCATTTCCCAACGCCAAAATCAACATTGGCCTATACATTACCGGCCGTCGGGACGACGGATACCACAACATTGAGAGCATTTTTTACCCCGTGCCGCTTTCTGATGCGTTGGAAATGGTGGTTGCCGATACCTTTAGGTTTACTACATCTGGTCTCAATATTCCAGGTGAAGATGATGCCAATTTGTGCGTGAAAGCATGGCGCATTATGCACAGCCGGTTCGAAGCCGTGCAGCCGGTGCATATGCATTTGCGGAAAATGATTCCCATGGGAGCGGGGTTGGGTGGCGGCTCGGCCGATGGCGCTTTTGCTATCCTTATGCTGAATGATATGTTCCAGCTTGGATTGAAAACCCCCGAATTGGAAGTATTGGCGCTTGAGCTGGGCAGTGACTGTCCGTTTTTTATCCGCAATAGACCTGCTTTTGTACACGGGCGAGGGGAGTTGATGGAGTCTCATGCCCTCGATTTAAGTGGGTTGTTTCTGGTGTTGGTAGATCCTCGCTTGCATGTAGGTACGCGTGAGGCCTACAGCGGAGTGAATCCGGTTCCGGCCCCTGTAAGCCTTCGGGAGCTATCAAAGGAGATGCTACTCAATGGTCAGAGTCTTGTTCGCAATCAGTTTGAAGACAGTGTGGTGCCGCTATACCCCGAGATTGGAAATGTTATAGGTTCATTGAAGAAAGGAGGAGCGTTGTACGCGTCCATGACGGGAAGTGGTTCTGCTGTATATGGTTTGTTTGAAAAACACCCCGGTGAGTTGTGGCCGAACGCGTGGTACTTTGAGCTTTAA